From a single Candidatus Delongbacteria bacterium genomic region:
- a CDS encoding T9SS type A sorting domain-containing protein: MRANQWPLLVTLILGISGTASALQVEGPAVETGSWTQAFTEFGSGNFDHIQLRTLSGDGFVMGLDGIGVFSDGAWCQSYNDGTIVTADGPTESFLGFTLHFAGDLVDPLSFDYQIWDGAVLQASLLVTWSGSSFSVGPSSWSDGRIDQGQDQFTGAFDVSQVGLAPGCMAEAQYTVSLGQLCGSGPASAPDYFHYTVFVDYPASLQPTAVQQIYFPGGGHTFQVSPLSGGQLEVSMTLFSAVTNHTGPLFRVLFDAIADLPPNEVFISEVVLRKPVNTNLVAWFGPGDDLLIDAVLPTITLDDVPELTCQTDAGFTVDLSATDPVGLSAIEWRLDSDPWQDTLLPVSGTSYGPVPFFVDLTGVADGAHTVEFRSVDASCNASPLADWAFFVDNTLPEPVNSLLAQPRDHAVLLSWAATSGHDGYSIYRVKRPTYPYPYAPGLTPQLSPVDSVTSVGPAVTSWLDDFGSDDFATRGVYDYRLVAFDCANGTVNGSIASATNYFLGDWAMPYSGTVCGDDLGLMSMYYNTPTVPASSELDVAPTSDFTAFGLPMPDGQIGFEDLVIFAINYRVGCASPLTTFPGSRPGKDALVASSGTVELAQTGNTVRLHLDSQVLAASLDLRGQGRYVSARCDQGVVFVTPSASGWTVDAAHLNPDDVHGLDIVLTIADASALELVSADCRDARNALLDLNLETGGASLPTSLALLPNVPNPFNPSTLVRFVLPETQSVSVDVFNLQGARVLTLLDGELPAGEHTVRFDATGLASGVYVTRLQTGSRVLTQKMLLLR; this comes from the coding sequence ATGCGTGCCAATCAGTGGCCCTTGCTCGTGACACTGATCCTGGGAATCTCCGGGACTGCGTCCGCTCTTCAGGTGGAAGGGCCCGCGGTGGAAACCGGAAGCTGGACCCAGGCATTCACCGAGTTCGGATCCGGGAACTTCGATCACATTCAACTGCGCACACTCAGTGGCGATGGATTCGTGATGGGACTGGACGGTATCGGTGTGTTCAGCGATGGAGCCTGGTGCCAGAGTTACAACGACGGGACCATCGTCACGGCGGATGGCCCCACTGAAAGTTTCCTCGGATTCACCCTGCATTTCGCAGGAGATCTGGTGGATCCGCTTTCATTCGACTACCAGATCTGGGACGGAGCTGTGCTCCAGGCCAGCCTGTTGGTCACCTGGTCCGGCAGCAGCTTCAGCGTGGGGCCCTCCAGTTGGAGTGATGGCCGCATCGATCAGGGGCAGGACCAGTTCACGGGGGCCTTCGATGTGAGCCAGGTCGGCCTGGCGCCGGGCTGCATGGCCGAGGCCCAGTACACGGTCAGTCTGGGGCAGCTTTGCGGCAGTGGCCCTGCCAGTGCACCGGATTACTTCCACTACACGGTTTTCGTGGACTACCCTGCCTCACTGCAGCCCACCGCCGTGCAGCAGATCTATTTCCCCGGTGGCGGGCATACCTTCCAGGTCAGCCCCCTCTCCGGTGGACAACTGGAAGTCTCGATGACCCTCTTCAGCGCGGTCACCAATCACACAGGGCCGCTCTTCCGCGTTCTCTTCGATGCCATCGCGGATCTGCCGCCCAACGAGGTCTTCATCAGTGAGGTGGTCCTGCGCAAGCCGGTGAACACGAATCTGGTGGCCTGGTTCGGGCCGGGGGACGACCTGCTCATCGATGCGGTGCTGCCCACGATCACCCTGGACGATGTCCCCGAGCTGACCTGCCAGACGGATGCGGGCTTCACGGTGGACCTGAGCGCCACCGATCCGGTGGGGCTCAGCGCCATCGAGTGGCGCCTGGACAGCGATCCCTGGCAGGATACTTTGCTGCCCGTCAGTGGCACCAGTTATGGCCCCGTGCCCTTCTTCGTGGACCTGACGGGAGTGGCCGACGGAGCCCACACGGTGGAGTTCCGCTCGGTGGATGCCTCCTGCAATGCCAGTCCGCTGGCCGACTGGGCCTTCTTCGTGGACAATACCCTGCCCGAGCCGGTGAACAGCCTGCTGGCCCAACCCCGCGACCACGCGGTACTGCTGAGCTGGGCCGCCACCTCCGGACACGATGGTTATTCAATCTACCGTGTCAAGCGTCCGACCTACCCCTATCCCTACGCTCCGGGCCTGACTCCCCAGCTGAGTCCCGTGGACTCCGTAACCAGCGTGGGCCCGGCCGTGACCAGTTGGCTGGATGATTTCGGCAGCGACGATTTTGCCACTCGCGGTGTCTACGACTATCGGCTGGTGGCCTTTGACTGCGCCAACGGAACCGTCAATGGGTCCATCGCGTCGGCCACGAACTACTTCCTGGGTGACTGGGCGATGCCCTACTCCGGTACCGTCTGTGGAGATGATCTGGGGCTGATGTCGATGTACTACAACACGCCGACCGTCCCGGCCTCCAGCGAGCTGGATGTGGCCCCCACCAGTGACTTCACGGCCTTCGGGCTGCCCATGCCGGACGGCCAGATCGGTTTCGAAGACCTGGTGATCTTCGCCATCAACTACCGGGTCGGTTGTGCCAGTCCCCTGACCACATTCCCCGGCTCGCGTCCGGGCAAGGATGCCCTTGTGGCCTCTTCCGGGACGGTGGAACTGGCGCAGACAGGGAATACGGTGCGCCTGCATCTGGATTCGCAGGTTCTGGCTGCCAGTCTGGACCTGCGCGGGCAAGGACGGTACGTGAGTGCCCGCTGTGATCAGGGTGTGGTTTTCGTGACACCTTCGGCTTCCGGCTGGACCGTGGATGCGGCTCACCTGAACCCCGACGACGTACATGGTCTGGACATCGTGTTGACCATCGCAGACGCGTCGGCGCTGGAGCTGGTATCCGCGGACTGTCGTGATGCACGGAATGCCCTGCTTGACCTGAACCTCGAGACTGGTGGTGCGAGCCTGCCCACGAGCCTGGCCCTGCTGCCCAATGTGCCCAATCCTTTCAACCCATCCACTCTGGTCCGTTTCGTGCTGCCCGAAACCCAGTCGGTGAGTGTGGATGTGTTCAACCTGCAGGGCGCGCGCGTGCTGACCTTGCTGGATGGCGAACTGCCCGCGGGTGAACACACGGTCCGATTCGATGCCACTGGACTGGCCAGCGGGGTCTATGTCACCCGTCTGCAGACCGGATCCCGGGTTCTGACACAAAAGATGCTGTTGCTGCGCTGA
- a CDS encoding T9SS type A sorting domain-containing protein, with translation MKNLLTLSAVGLLLAATTTLAGRPPVSPEVELSGVIQKNLVVPQVQDFVNTGAVAAALLGADYLVAMQADVTEDNAGNGFDGSETPEDPDDGGWDWVTNGTSHTAAASPLNIYGATIQGLYNAYQLDPKPEYLTAMTDAADAMVAAGNSSINRSSDVLFLLKFAVLTGNSSYASAAKGKLDYRFAEYTDAAGLAEYIRVSRGSGTWHNGIIPWDIGSYVQAAQAMHALHPGDGYDADADAMAEVLYQDSFVNPAGYYKPFDAQNDGYDAGYGNSAYWVYTLGLSGLIESFCTANVHMAEVPALKNALLGCQTPSGAFSYQNGGNAGDEDWQCTAYAVRALSTCFSGVQTEIASAAAWLASTQDASGAFIYTGGDHYPEEGGECTAALALAAGYSLSQTASDLVIGEDAGTCPELTTLTYHIDGAADYRSCTVFIGYDPLVLEVYSVDQIYDPGSNTFASFDNGAGSLEVTFSMLGVSPGTTSGSADLFSVTFDAVANAAANNTTNIAVTNVVMRDKFNGSIPIDDSGDTSVTVDGEIPTLSASLPGTPCAGDYVYNADFIVPFSGADNIALDHVEYNFDDGPWVSPTMTLGTFTTDMFAPGDYDLADGGHVLNVRYLDSVCYASLPVSLAFILDTTAPVAASNLVATPNTHAVDLTWTAGSGHDGYVLNRYKRVGYPYFWDGFVGLPPAGSHVAAGSVNIAAGATSYTDDFGSEDYTTRAVYDYELVAVDCVNPNATSNMASATNYFLGDWFHEISPTPTNYDGFVCTPDLTLLSGYYGLDPDQGATAGFEDGDTDEMDVAPTSDMGPFGLPGPDGRINFEDLIILAINYRLGCSTPLASFPTNPHGKDMLIAEASGLELQLTESGAALLLDGEAMGYSARLRTERQLLNASLPAGTVMHYSENGELVIDAVGLGSLLDATTVLNLEFAGSGAIELVSVDARDQFNAPLSLTVDVPPALLPVAYELQPNFPNPFNPTTTLRFALPVAGEVRLAVYNMLGQQVALLVNGSLDAGWHSLVFDASALSSGLYYSRLEANGFTAMQKMLLVK, from the coding sequence GGGACTGCTGCTGGCAGCCACAACGACCCTGGCGGGCCGGCCGCCGGTGAGTCCGGAAGTGGAATTGAGCGGTGTGATCCAGAAGAATCTGGTGGTTCCCCAGGTTCAGGACTTCGTCAACACTGGCGCGGTGGCGGCTGCCCTGCTGGGTGCGGATTATCTGGTCGCCATGCAGGCGGATGTCACCGAGGACAATGCAGGCAATGGTTTCGATGGATCAGAAACGCCTGAAGATCCAGACGATGGGGGTTGGGACTGGGTTACCAACGGCACATCCCACACGGCAGCCGCCAGCCCGCTCAATATTTATGGCGCGACCATCCAGGGGCTGTACAATGCCTACCAACTGGATCCCAAGCCCGAGTATCTCACGGCCATGACCGATGCGGCCGATGCGATGGTCGCTGCGGGCAACAGCAGCATCAACAGGTCATCCGATGTGCTGTTTCTGCTGAAGTTCGCTGTGCTCACGGGGAACTCTTCCTACGCGTCCGCCGCCAAAGGCAAACTGGACTACCGGTTCGCCGAGTACACGGACGCTGCCGGGCTTGCCGAGTACATCCGTGTCAGTCGCGGATCCGGCACGTGGCACAATGGCATCATCCCCTGGGACATCGGTTCCTACGTCCAGGCCGCCCAGGCAATGCATGCCCTTCATCCAGGCGATGGCTACGATGCGGATGCCGATGCGATGGCCGAAGTTCTCTATCAGGACAGCTTTGTCAATCCTGCAGGATACTACAAGCCCTTTGATGCCCAGAACGATGGGTATGATGCCGGCTACGGCAACAGTGCCTACTGGGTGTATACCCTGGGGCTATCGGGCCTGATCGAGAGCTTCTGCACCGCGAATGTGCACATGGCCGAGGTGCCCGCTCTCAAGAACGCCCTGCTGGGTTGCCAGACTCCAAGCGGTGCCTTCAGCTACCAGAATGGTGGCAATGCCGGTGATGAGGACTGGCAGTGCACGGCATATGCCGTCAGGGCACTTTCGACCTGTTTCAGTGGTGTGCAGACCGAAATCGCCAGTGCGGCGGCATGGCTTGCCTCCACCCAGGATGCCAGTGGTGCATTCATCTACACGGGCGGTGATCATTACCCCGAAGAGGGTGGTGAGTGTACGGCGGCCCTCGCCCTTGCCGCGGGTTACTCTCTGAGCCAGACCGCCTCGGATCTGGTCATCGGCGAGGATGCGGGAACCTGTCCTGAGCTGACGACCTTGACATATCACATCGACGGTGCTGCCGATTACCGTTCCTGCACGGTATTCATCGGTTACGACCCGCTGGTGCTTGAAGTCTATTCGGTCGATCAGATCTACGATCCCGGTAGCAACACCTTCGCGTCCTTCGACAATGGCGCGGGCAGTCTGGAAGTGACGTTCTCCATGCTGGGAGTGTCCCCGGGAACGACGTCCGGTTCGGCGGATCTGTTCAGCGTGACATTTGATGCCGTGGCCAACGCCGCCGCCAACAACACAACGAACATCGCTGTGACCAATGTGGTCATGCGTGACAAATTCAATGGCTCCATCCCCATCGACGATTCGGGTGACACCAGTGTGACGGTCGACGGTGAGATCCCCACGCTCAGCGCCAGTCTTCCGGGTACCCCCTGCGCAGGTGACTATGTCTACAATGCGGACTTCATCGTCCCATTCAGTGGCGCCGACAACATCGCTCTGGATCATGTGGAGTACAATTTTGACGATGGTCCCTGGGTGTCGCCGACCATGACTCTGGGCACGTTCACGACGGACATGTTCGCTCCCGGTGACTATGATCTGGCCGATGGTGGCCATGTTCTCAATGTGCGCTACCTGGACAGTGTCTGCTACGCGAGCCTCCCGGTATCGTTGGCATTCATTCTGGACACGACAGCCCCCGTGGCCGCCAGCAACCTGGTCGCCACCCCCAACACGCACGCCGTGGATCTGACCTGGACTGCAGGCAGCGGCCATGATGGCTACGTGCTGAATCGCTACAAGCGAGTTGGCTATCCGTACTTCTGGGATGGGTTTGTGGGACTTCCGCCGGCCGGATCGCACGTGGCCGCGGGATCCGTGAACATCGCCGCGGGTGCGACCAGTTACACGGATGATTTCGGCAGCGAGGACTACACGACCCGTGCCGTGTATGATTATGAACTGGTTGCCGTTGACTGTGTCAATCCGAATGCGACAAGCAACATGGCCAGCGCCACCAATTACTTCCTGGGTGACTGGTTCCACGAGATTTCTCCCACGCCCACCAATTACGATGGCTTCGTGTGCACTCCCGACCTGACTCTGCTTTCTGGATACTACGGACTGGACCCCGATCAGGGCGCGACGGCTGGATTCGAAGACGGTGACACGGACGAGATGGATGTGGCACCCACCTCCGACATGGGTCCCTTCGGACTGCCGGGGCCCGATGGCCGGATCAACTTCGAAGACCTGATCATTCTGGCCATCAACTATCGCCTTGGATGCTCTACGCCCCTGGCCAGTTTCCCCACCAACCCGCACGGCAAGGACATGCTGATTGCCGAAGCCAGCGGGCTGGAGCTGCAGTTGACCGAGTCCGGTGCGGCCCTGCTGCTCGATGGTGAGGCGATGGGCTACAGTGCCCGGCTGCGCACCGAGCGTCAGTTGCTGAACGCCAGCCTGCCCGCGGGCACGGTGATGCACTACAGCGAGAATGGCGAGCTGGTGATCGATGCGGTGGGCCTGGGCTCGCTGCTGGATGCCACCACCGTGCTCAACCTGGAGTTCGCCGGCAGTGGCGCCATCGAACTGGTGAGCGTGGATGCCCGTGATCAATTCAATGCTCCGCTGTCGCTGACCGTGGATGTGCCGCCCGCCCTGCTGCCGGTGGCCTACGAGCTGCAGCCCAACTTCCCGAACCCCTTCAACCCCACCACCACCCTGCGCTTCGCGCTGCCTGTGGCCGGTGAGGTGCGCCTTGCGGTGTACAACATGCTGGGACAGCAGGTGGCCCTGCTGGTGAACGGCAGCCTGGACGCCGGTTGGCACAGTCTGGTGTTTGACGCGTCCGCCCTCTCCAGTGGTCTGTACTACAGCCGCCTCGAGGCGAACGGTTTCACGGCCATGCAGAAGATGCTGCTGGTCAAGTAA